One region of Microbacterium sufflavum genomic DNA includes:
- a CDS encoding ABC transporter ATP-binding protein — protein sequence MTTLTITSLTKDFKGTKVLKGIDLSMRSGEFVSLLGPSGCGKTTLLRCIAGLESPSSGTIEIAGQDVTKLPPEKRHLGMMFQSYALFPHMSVVENVRFGLRMAGDKPKAEQKELAVRALERVQMGHLADRMPAQLSGGQQQRVALARAIAFEPRVLLLDEPLSNLDARLREDMQVELKELHRTLGLTTVFVTHDQEEAMSLSDRIVLMNGGVIEQEGAPAELYGSPRTPFAADFIGAANLLPATRSGVTATVDGTGVQVPLTGAGADGSGEVVLRQEDLHLAPTVGADAPVAVEVVAHVYRGADVVYIVEFAGKRLRVVRPRHEQPIPEGPAGLGWRDGAVLWIPAA from the coding sequence ATGACAACGCTCACCATCACCTCACTCACCAAGGACTTCAAGGGGACGAAGGTGCTCAAGGGCATCGACCTCTCGATGCGGTCCGGCGAGTTCGTCTCGCTGCTCGGTCCGTCGGGCTGCGGCAAGACCACGCTGCTCCGCTGCATCGCCGGGCTCGAGTCGCCCAGCAGCGGCACGATCGAGATCGCGGGACAGGACGTCACGAAGCTGCCGCCCGAGAAGCGGCACCTCGGCATGATGTTCCAGAGCTATGCGCTGTTCCCGCACATGAGCGTGGTCGAGAACGTGCGCTTCGGGCTGCGGATGGCCGGCGACAAGCCCAAGGCCGAGCAGAAGGAGCTCGCGGTGCGGGCGCTGGAGCGCGTGCAGATGGGTCACCTCGCCGACCGCATGCCCGCCCAGCTGTCCGGCGGCCAGCAGCAGCGCGTGGCCCTCGCCCGAGCGATCGCGTTCGAGCCGCGGGTGCTGCTGCTCGACGAGCCCCTGTCGAACCTCGACGCGCGACTGCGGGAAGACATGCAGGTGGAGCTGAAGGAGCTGCACCGCACCCTCGGCCTCACCACGGTGTTCGTCACGCACGACCAGGAGGAGGCCATGAGCCTGTCCGACCGGATCGTGCTGATGAACGGCGGCGTGATCGAGCAGGAGGGTGCGCCCGCCGAGCTGTACGGCTCCCCGCGCACCCCGTTCGCGGCGGACTTCATCGGGGCGGCGAACCTGCTCCCCGCGACCCGCTCCGGTGTGACCGCGACGGTCGACGGCACGGGCGTGCAGGTGCCGCTGACCGGTGCGGGCGCCGACGGCTCGGGCGAGGTGGTGCTGCGTCAGGAGGACCTGCACCTGGCGCCGACGGTCGGCGCGGACGCCCCGGTGGCGGTCGAGGTCGTGGCGCACGTGTACCGCGGTGCCGACGTGGTCTACATCGTCGAGTTCGCCGGGAAGCGGCTGCGCGTCGTCCGCCCCCGCCACGAGCAGCCGATCCCCGAGGGCCCCGCCGGCCTCGGCTGGCGCGACGGCGCCGTGCTCTGGATCCCCGCCGCCTGA
- a CDS encoding ABC transporter permease, producing MVRSVPILGRILAILLGVVVTLYMLVPLLVVAGASVGENRFLTFPGQGFTLDWYVEALTSDTYLEPFRLSLVVGVTVAIVAAAIGTAAALALTRFRVPGGAAIQALLMSPLTIPTIILAIGALSIASLTIGSPNVGVLIAIHVVIAIPYVMRTVTGVMTRADHFTEEAARTLGASTWNRYRLVVLPIARPGIAAGAFFAFNISFDDAVIALFLRTPQLETLPIAIYGQLEFSTSPTVAAVSTLMVLLTVVLMIVLERIIGLGRLFV from the coding sequence ATGGTCCGTTCCGTTCCGATCCTCGGCCGGATCCTCGCGATCCTCCTCGGCGTCGTCGTGACGCTGTACATGCTCGTGCCGCTGCTCGTCGTCGCCGGCGCCTCGGTGGGCGAGAACCGCTTCCTCACGTTCCCCGGTCAGGGCTTCACGCTCGACTGGTATGTGGAGGCGCTCACCTCCGACACCTACCTGGAGCCGTTCCGCCTGAGCCTCGTGGTGGGTGTGACGGTCGCGATCGTCGCCGCGGCGATCGGCACGGCGGCCGCGCTGGCGCTCACCCGCTTCCGCGTCCCCGGCGGGGCCGCGATCCAGGCGCTGCTGATGTCGCCGCTGACGATCCCCACGATCATCCTCGCCATCGGTGCGCTGTCGATCGCGTCCCTGACGATCGGCTCGCCGAACGTCGGCGTGCTGATCGCGATCCACGTGGTCATCGCCATCCCGTACGTGATGCGCACCGTGACCGGGGTGATGACGCGCGCCGACCACTTCACCGAGGAGGCCGCGCGCACCCTCGGCGCCAGCACCTGGAACCGTTACCGGCTCGTCGTGCTCCCCATCGCCCGCCCCGGCATCGCGGCCGGCGCGTTCTTCGCCTTCAACATCTCGTTCGACGATGCGGTCATCGCCCTCTTCCTGCGCACCCCGCAGCTGGAGACGCTGCCCATCGCCATCTACGGCCAGCTGGAGTTCAGCACGTCGCCCACCGTGGCGGCCGTCTCGACCCTCATGGTCCTGCTCACCGTCGTCCTCATGATCGTCCTCGAACGCATCATCGGCCTGGGAAGGTTGTTCGTCTGA
- a CDS encoding alkaline phosphatase family protein: MADEDSPSPSPAPRDTSRRGFFKVGGAALAGAVIGGAGGAAIGASVAGNNPRDGFATGDDPFAALTPRKEPGFDHVVVVMGENRSFDNLLGYLYTKDTLPKGETFEGLAFGSHSNTAADGTVVDAHVYQGDTDRIMSLPDPDPGEEYPHVNTQIFGTVDPKTNADLFVDQMSAPFNAPTHGEKATMSGFLEDYIINFRRLRGGTEPSVDEARHIMGSFSPEMLPVLSTLASEFAVFDHWYAAVPSQTFCNRSFFHASTSHGFVTNQAGGGYKKWIDAPAAPTVFNRLEDAKVSWKIYIDKLQLVSFTGMLHAAVLEKYWRTEHFGTMEDFYADAKNGTLPAYAFIEPRMVYDHNDFHPPFGSPRESVVDGEPVFDSAISDVRAGARLIHDIYEAVRTSATPDGSNAVNTLLLITFDEHGGCYDHVPPPAATKPTPDTKAGEMGFTFDRLGCRVPAIAVSAYTRRGTIIHDEMHHGSVTATLSRLHGLKPLNDRDQSANTLMNVVNLDRPRHPADWPVTTPAYTPPNPEEGTPQPNEADHLKPLTPPARGLLGLLIARYGTPGEPEPQTFADAYKLLHEHGEELFGPAKG, encoded by the coding sequence ATGGCCGACGAAGACTCCCCCTCCCCGTCTCCCGCCCCCCGCGACACGTCCCGCCGCGGGTTCTTCAAGGTGGGGGGTGCCGCACTCGCGGGGGCCGTCATCGGCGGGGCCGGAGGCGCGGCGATCGGCGCGTCCGTGGCGGGGAACAACCCGCGCGACGGCTTCGCGACCGGCGATGATCCGTTCGCCGCCCTCACGCCGCGGAAGGAGCCGGGCTTCGACCACGTGGTCGTGGTGATGGGCGAGAACCGCTCGTTCGACAACCTGCTCGGCTACCTCTACACGAAGGACACGCTGCCGAAGGGCGAGACGTTCGAGGGTCTCGCGTTCGGCTCGCACAGCAACACGGCCGCCGACGGCACCGTGGTCGATGCGCACGTCTACCAGGGCGACACCGACCGGATCATGAGCCTGCCCGACCCCGACCCGGGCGAGGAGTACCCGCACGTCAACACCCAGATCTTCGGCACGGTCGACCCGAAGACCAACGCCGACCTGTTCGTCGACCAGATGTCCGCGCCGTTCAACGCCCCGACGCACGGTGAGAAGGCGACGATGTCGGGCTTCCTCGAGGACTACATCATCAACTTCCGGCGGCTCCGCGGCGGCACGGAGCCGAGCGTCGACGAGGCCCGGCACATCATGGGCTCGTTCTCGCCCGAGATGCTGCCGGTGCTGTCGACCCTGGCGTCGGAGTTCGCCGTGTTCGACCACTGGTACGCGGCCGTCCCCTCGCAGACGTTCTGCAACCGCTCGTTCTTCCACGCGTCCACCTCGCACGGCTTCGTCACGAACCAGGCCGGCGGCGGCTACAAGAAGTGGATCGACGCCCCCGCGGCACCCACCGTGTTCAACCGGCTGGAAGACGCGAAGGTCAGCTGGAAGATCTACATCGACAAGCTGCAGCTCGTGTCGTTCACGGGCATGCTGCACGCCGCGGTGCTGGAGAAGTACTGGCGCACCGAGCACTTCGGCACGATGGAGGACTTCTACGCCGACGCGAAGAACGGCACCCTCCCCGCCTACGCGTTCATCGAGCCGCGGATGGTCTACGACCACAACGACTTCCACCCGCCGTTCGGGTCGCCGCGCGAGAGCGTGGTCGACGGCGAGCCGGTGTTCGACAGCGCCATCTCGGACGTGCGCGCCGGTGCCCGCCTGATCCACGACATCTACGAGGCGGTGCGCACGAGTGCGACCCCCGACGGCTCGAACGCCGTGAACACCCTGCTGCTCATCACGTTCGACGAGCACGGCGGCTGCTACGACCACGTGCCGCCGCCCGCCGCCACGAAGCCGACGCCCGACACGAAGGCCGGCGAGATGGGCTTCACGTTCGACCGTCTGGGCTGCCGGGTGCCCGCGATCGCGGTGTCGGCGTACACCCGCCGCGGCACCATCATCCACGACGAGATGCACCACGGCTCGGTCACCGCGACGCTGTCGCGGTTGCACGGCCTGAAGCCGCTCAACGACCGCGACCAGTCGGCGAACACGCTCATGAACGTGGTGAACCTCGACAGGCCGCGGCATCCGGCCGACTGGCCCGTGACCACCCCGGCCTACACGCCGCCGAACCCCGAGGAGGGCACGCCGCAGCCGAACGAGGCGGACCACCTCAAGCCGCTGACCCCGCCGGCACGCGGGCTGCTCGGCCTGCTCATCGCGCGCTACGGCACGCCCGGCGAGCCCGAGCCGCAGACCTTCGCCGACGCGTACAAGCTCCTGCACGAGCACGGCGAGGAGCTGTTCGGCCCCGCGAAGGGCTGA
- a CDS encoding LLM class flavin-dependent oxidoreductase produces the protein MKAFGFLSFGHYADVPGSATRTAGDMLKQTIEIAEGADELGVNGAYVRVHHWARQAASPMPLLTAMAARTERIEVGTGVIDMRYENPFQFAEEAAALDLIADGRIALGVSRGSPETALRGYETFGFRDTEDPERGSVLAREKFEIFLRAIDGERLAPGDPRMVGAGQYLAIEPQSPTLRDHIWWGSGSRATAEETGRQGLNMMSSTLVTEATGQPFHELQREQIDLFRAAYKEAGHTGTPRVSVSRSVFPLISDMDRAYFGLRSEENGDQIGVIDGFRSTFGKTYAAEPDVLIQQLLADEAVMAADTLMLTIPNQLGPEYNLHVLEAFAEHVAPALGWKPNTEGPVQGDPVA, from the coding sequence ATGAAGGCTTTCGGATTCCTCTCCTTCGGGCACTACGCAGACGTGCCCGGCTCGGCGACCCGCACCGCGGGCGACATGCTGAAGCAGACGATCGAGATCGCGGAGGGGGCCGACGAGCTGGGCGTGAACGGCGCGTACGTGCGCGTGCACCACTGGGCGCGCCAGGCGGCCTCGCCCATGCCGCTGCTGACCGCCATGGCCGCGCGCACCGAGCGCATCGAGGTCGGCACCGGCGTGATCGACATGCGCTACGAGAACCCCTTCCAGTTCGCGGAGGAGGCCGCCGCGCTCGACCTCATCGCCGACGGCCGCATCGCCCTCGGCGTGAGCCGTGGTTCACCCGAGACCGCGCTGCGCGGCTACGAGACGTTCGGCTTCCGCGACACCGAGGACCCGGAGCGCGGCAGTGTGCTGGCGCGCGAGAAGTTCGAGATCTTCCTGCGCGCCATCGACGGGGAGCGCCTCGCCCCGGGCGACCCGCGCATGGTGGGTGCCGGGCAGTACCTGGCCATCGAGCCGCAGTCGCCCACCCTCCGCGACCACATCTGGTGGGGCTCCGGCTCGCGCGCCACGGCCGAGGAGACCGGACGCCAGGGCCTCAACATGATGAGCTCCACCCTCGTGACCGAGGCCACGGGACAGCCGTTCCACGAGCTGCAGCGCGAGCAGATCGACCTGTTCCGCGCCGCGTACAAGGAGGCCGGGCACACCGGGACCCCGCGGGTGTCGGTGAGCCGCAGCGTCTTCCCGCTGATCTCCGACATGGACCGCGCCTACTTCGGGCTGCGCAGCGAGGAGAACGGCGACCAGATCGGCGTGATCGACGGGTTCCGCTCCACGTTCGGCAAGACCTACGCCGCAGAGCCCGACGTGCTCATCCAGCAGCTGCTCGCGGACGAGGCCGTGATGGCCGCGGACACCCTCATGCTCACGATCCCCAACCAGCTCGGCCCCGAGTACAACCTGCACGTGCTGGAGGCGTTCGCGGAGCACGTGGCCCCGGCGCTCGGGTGGAAGCCGAACACCGAGGGACCCGTGCAGGGCGACCCGGTCGCCTGA
- a CDS encoding ABC transporter permease, whose protein sequence is MSVRTRREPWLLLLPAIVLLALAFLTPVAGMLLMSVQSPAGGFTLDNFTRLFASEYHLQAALRSLRLGVIQTVITLVIAIPLSYIMARAGSKVRSFLLIVVILPLMTSVVVRTFGWVVLMGPSGLMMQIPGAELLVGGTQGFLGTETGVVIAMVQVLLPFAVLSILGVISGIRPQLEEASRTLGAGFWRTLRHVVLPLSVPGIVAGASLVFVLSVSSFITPRFIGGSQIPVFAQTIYVDATTNLDWAFAAAQAVLLFAGVMLVLAATSRLGKQKV, encoded by the coding sequence ATGAGCGTCCGAACCCGTAGGGAGCCCTGGCTCCTGCTCCTGCCGGCGATCGTGCTGCTCGCGCTCGCCTTCCTCACCCCGGTGGCCGGCATGCTTCTCATGAGCGTGCAATCGCCGGCAGGCGGGTTCACCCTCGACAACTTCACCCGCTTGTTCGCGAGCGAATATCACCTCCAGGCGGCGCTGCGTTCGCTCCGCCTGGGGGTGATCCAGACGGTGATCACGCTGGTCATCGCCATCCCGCTGTCGTACATCATGGCCAGGGCCGGCTCGAAGGTGCGCTCGTTCCTGCTGATCGTGGTGATCCTGCCGCTGATGACCAGCGTCGTGGTGCGCACGTTCGGCTGGGTGGTGCTGATGGGTCCGTCGGGCCTGATGATGCAGATCCCCGGCGCGGAGCTCCTCGTCGGCGGCACCCAGGGCTTCCTCGGCACCGAGACGGGCGTGGTGATCGCGATGGTGCAGGTGCTCCTGCCGTTCGCGGTGCTCAGCATCCTCGGCGTGATCTCCGGCATCAGGCCGCAGCTGGAAGAGGCGTCGCGCACGCTCGGCGCCGGCTTCTGGCGCACGCTGCGCCACGTGGTGCTGCCGCTGTCGGTGCCGGGCATCGTCGCGGGCGCCTCGCTGGTGTTCGTGCTGTCGGTGAGCTCGTTCATCACCCCCCGCTTCATCGGCGGCTCGCAGATCCCCGTGTTCGCGCAGACCATCTACGTCGACGCGACCACCAACCTCGACTGGGCGTTCGCGGCGGCGCAGGCCGTGCTGCTGTTCGCGGGCGTCATGCTCGTGCTCGCGGCCACGTCCCGGCTCGGGAAGCAGAAGGTGTGA